GCCACCGGCACCGAGATCACCACCGGCGCTAGGAGAAGCACGGGGAAGAGagtcctcctcagcctccatCTCTTGAACACGGCGCTTGGCCGTCTCGTAGCCCTTCTTCATAGCGTCAGAGCCACCGTTACCCTCATGCTGGATACCGCGGTCGTAGGCCTCCATAGCACCACGAGCATCGCCTAGGGCGAAGCGAGCAAGACCAAGTCGGGACCAGGCCTTAGTATAAGCGGGGTCGATGGCTACGGCAGCCTCGGCGTCAGATCGGGCAGAAGCGTGGTCCTTGTTGGCCGAGTGGGCAGCGGCACGGTTGGAGAGGTAGACAGCGTTGTTGGCGTTGATAGCCAGAGCCTGGGTGTAGAAGTCGATGGCAGCGCGGTAGTCCTTCTGGGCCATGGCAGCATTTCCCTTTGACTTCAGggcctcagcctccttcttctgctcatCGGTGAGCTCGACGGGTGCAGGTGTaggagcagcagcggcgGGCTTGTCGGCGCGGGCCTTCTCGAAGACAGAGTAGATCTGGAGGAGGTTCTGAGATCCGATGGCGGCTTGGACAGCGGAGGTATCGGAGGGATCGACCTTGAAGGATTCGGCGATACAGTTGATAGCCACATCGATGGAGTCCTTATCGTCGGCGGTGAGAGTGCCGTCATTTGTCGAAGCGGAAAGGAAATCGCAGATAGCGAGCGCCAGGCGCTGCTTGGAGTTGTGAGTAGACGCCTGCATGAGAGTATTAGCCACATGTCAAAAGAGTCATGACGAGGATGCAGTGCAGCCGTGGTTGATTTGATACTGCGGGGGATTGAGCTGACCATAGCGAATGGAGAGAACCTGAAGGACAGGTGAGAAGGGAGGTGGAATATAAATGGATGGAGGGCAGAAGATACAAGTCTAATAGAAAAGATCCAATTGAAACAAGAAGAGGATATGATTCGGTGAGACAAGAGGTCAAAGTACAGTAGATCTCAGAAGTGCAGGCAAAAAAGGGCCCCGCGGTTGAGGCGTGGAGTTTGGGCTGGAAGGTTCCACGTGGGGCCTGGGAGCAGCCGAATCTGTGCTGTAGCTGCGGGGGAACGACACCCGACAGTCAATCTTAGtagtataaataaagtctCGTATGCCTGAGATCCATGATATTCGTAGCCAAATTTATACTTTGACTTTAAATGCCCGCCGGAATAGCACTTCATACAACAGAGTTTCAGTTCAAGGGCTGTCGTTCGTCGTAGTACATTGGCCAATGAAAGCATCAtcaatatataaaacttcCTGCTAATTCAAATGTGTCTGAGGCTCCAAGAGTTGAATGGTTTATTCTGGTGTATCTCTGTAGTATCTCGCCGTAGCAATGCCCCTTCACTCCCGAAGCAAAAGCCCCTGGCCTGGCTATACAAATCCATAACGCCGGTCAATGCAATCATTATAACAGCGTCCGTCCGCCCATCTCTCCAGAGCGGGCATTACCCATCTCGGGCTTCTCATTTCCCGGCTCGTCGTCGGGCTCTGTCAACGTTCTTGACCTTCCTATTGCCTATAGCAGCTACCTTGCGGTACTTGGTATACAGTCTAAGAAAATCCTTGAGCACGACGTAGAGGCATCCGCCAACGAGACTTCGCCCCCATTGTTGCTGGAGCAGTCCCGGACGCATAGTGCTTCCGCGTGGGAAAGAAGATGCAGCAGTCCATTGCTTAGGGAGGGCTAGGCGTAAAAGCTCGCCCATGGCAAACGACACACCAGGAAGGATCAGTGCGCTTACTATGGCATTAGATACTCCAGATAGAATCGTCCCTAGACCGGGTCGGCGGGCGGGCGGCGCTTGGGGAGCTTCATGTTGGTTTTGTTGAGCAGCTTCATCCCCATTTCCTGCATCAGGTACAACGGCTGGGACGGCAACCGCATCATGGGCTGGTTCTTCGGGAATACGGGCTGGGTTATGAGGCCCGTCTGCTGCCCCTTGATCCTCCTCACCTGTCGGACGCGGCACAGGTGCATCATCGACAGGTCCCTGTGGAGCCATTTCGTTTTGTCCTGCTGGCCTAACATCAAAGCCTTCCTGGTCATCTCTATCGACCTCCTCGATGACCAATTCGATAACAACTCCTCCGCCCTGCTCACCATCCGCGTCCTGGCCGCCGGCGCCAGCATCATCTTGGCCGTCCTCATCGATGTCATCGCCTTCGAGAGCTTCAATGAGCCCATTGAGAAAACCCACAACACCGCCCTCTCCGTTCCGTTGTTCGGGTTGTCGCTCATTGGCAGGAGGCTGATCTCGTCGGGGTTCGACTGGGGGAAGCCCCATGATCTGCCTATTAAGGTTGACTTCATAGGGGAAGACAAATTCGCGCCAAAGGTTGAGGTAGGCAGACCGCACGTACGGAAACACTGCCATCGCGAGTTGGGGTGATGGAGGCCAGGTCAGGAAAGTATCGTCATGCATGACTTGATAGACGCCATACTAGTGGTTTGTTAGTAGTTGCCAATATTTGCTAGAACCCTAACTTACCAGTGAAGCCGTAGAGAGAAAGATCTTATTCCCAAACCAAGGCATAAGCTGTCCGACCAGCAGAGCCGGTCCCACGTTGGTTAAAACCAGTGCATTGCCTAGTCTTTCACCCCCAGACATCAAAATCCGTGATGCCTCCCCGTGAACCCAGATCTCATGACCAAGGACATAGTCGACTAGAGCCTCACGGCCTGAGAAAGCCCACATAGCGAATGCGCCGTACATCTGAAGACTGAACTGCACTCCGAGTGTGACAGATGAGAGCAACATGAAAGGACTCGCGCGAGTGAACTTTTTTGCGACGGCATCCGTCATAACGACGATAGGATCCCATAGTCCTTCCAACTGAATACGATCCTTACATACTGGGCACTGGAGTGGTTTGTTGGAGCGTTCACAATCCGTTACCCATGAAAGCATGCAGTCTTGGTGGGCTTCGAGAGTGCATCCGCAGGGATCGACCCATGATCCCGGGGGATCTGAGGGATCTTCGTCAGTCAAACAGATGAAGCATCGTCGGGGCGCATCGGCCGGTTTCGATGGAGGGAGAGCGGCTATGCCGGGTGTATCTTGAGTTTCTGACGGCATGGCTGAATAGCAACCTCGGGTCGCGTGCCGATCGGGTAGAACGGTGGTTGTAGAAGTGAAAGCGGTTTCGATAAGAATAGGTTCTATTGCATTTTATGGCCCGTGTATTGAGAAAGTAAAGTCTGTTCTAGGAATGAATGAGGGAACAAAAGAAAGCTTTGTCTTgtgctgatgatgtttgAAAGTGGCACGGCAGTGGACGCGGCGGGCTgacctacctaggtagctgGAGTGGAGCCTGACATCACCAATAACTAAACTCCCGCTTGCCTCGGAGTCATGGATGCTTGGAGACTGGGCGATCTCGGAAATAACCAATCAACGCAAGAGTCTCTTTTCACAACTCATACTCATTGCAATTAGATAGCAGTGCCGAGTAATTTCCTCTAACAAAATAAACCTCTGAGCATATTTTCCAGATGTGCCGTACAGTTGAGCCGATCGATCAGCTAAGGTCACAGGGAAAGGGAGACAAAACCATCAATACTCTCATCTTATGGGAAACAACCTCGAGATTACGGGAGGATTATTGAAGTTAGATATACTACAAGGCAAATGGGAGATTGTGCTCATGTTAGAATACCAGGGGATAGACATGGGTTAATGACAAAATTCCTCATATCTCGAGGATACCATGCCTTGCAAACGACCAGTCCTGGTGAACGCCAATCGAACCCTCGTTGAACGGTTATGCATGATATCAGCTTGGTCAGGTCTCCAACCTGATAGCTCGTATATCATTCTGGTACAATGCAAAAATGTCAGCACTTACTCACTGATAGTCCTGTAGCAGCACTCGTTATGCTTGTTATCAACAGCACTTCATGCATCCCTAGGTGTTTGGGAGCGACAACGTTCAGCGTGGCACACTCTCGTCTGTTTGGATGGACGCCATGTTGACAAAAGATCTTATCTGACTCACTTAGAACTCATAACGGGGTCCAGGGTTGTTGGTGTACCAAAACAGATAATAACACGCAGTTTGTGGACATGGTAGACGTGAACAACTCGCAGGCTGTAACTTGGCTGTCATAGAGAGCTTTACCCAACACCCCTGCCATCATTAACCTTCTTAATTTCCGAGTTCCTGGACCTTCAATGGGAGCTAGTGATGTCTAACAAATCGGCAGAAACGAATATTGAGTTCGTGGAGAAACACCGTGGCGCACTTTAACATTCACCCTTGTGACAGCATCCACTGTACCAACAGAGTATCTCGAGGCCTATCTACTGTGAGCAGAGGATACTTATCAGGTAACCATAGTATTAATCCATATGTTGTGTTGTACGATATTCCAAGATGCCGATGTCATCCTTCGATGCGGCAGTATGAGCAAGTTTCGGCCTCAGGAAAGCGCAAGGTTGTGAACCGGGCTTTCGACCCAAAAACAACACAGCCTGTCCACTGATTGTCACCGTATTACTCGTAATGCACCTTGAACACCGGTTGAAGCCCATTTAAAGAGTGCTCCCCGCCTCTCTCGATGTTTGAGGAGTGGTGTCGCAAGAACTCGCAACCATGGCGCCTACGCACAAGACACCATTCGCACTGATCCTCACAGAGTTGGCCATTTCGACCACGGCAGTGACTCTATTTGGTCTCATGTATCCAGTAGAATTCAGATCAcgactatgggagagcggtGGCGAACAAGGATGGAACTCCAACCCTAACAAGCGGATCTACTATTACGCCAACCATCAGGAGCCACCTGAAGTGCCTCTGATTTGGAGCCAAAGGTACGATATCCAACATCCTGATATTAATGTGTGTTGATAGGGAATATACTGATATTGGGCGTCTCCAGACTCTACACCTCGAACCTCGCGATCGCCATCCTTGGGTTggtcgtcttcttcgcccGCACCGCCATGTCACATCTTCGATACCTCCCCCGCTGCGTAAATAACATCTACGATGCGATCCTTCTGGGGCTCTGGGCAGTGAGCATTGCAGGTCAAACGTCGAGCGACTTTACCGACCCTGAACACCCAAGTCCACATCCTTGGTACCTAACCAGAGGGTGTTCTGCGGCGTGGAACAAAACCCAAGGGTATTGCCAAATTGCACAAGCGAGCTTTGCCATGTCAGTCATAGCTGCGATACTATATGGTGCGAGGTTGATACGAGAGGCTATGTTGACAGCATACGAGAGAGGGCAGCGTCACCAGTCCAAGTGGTCTGTCCGGGATGTTCAAGAGGTGGAATCAATAGCGGGTGTATATTTGGATGAAGGAGGGGAATCCGAGGCCGAGTTAACAACAAAGGAGGATTGGCAGAGTATGGCTTTGAGCCCAGTTCTAGCATTCTTCCCGTCTTCGGACAACCGTTGGTAGCTGGTGGCTGTTTCCAACTGGGCCAGCAGAACTATCTTTAAGTTTAAGATAATACATTCACAATACAAGCATGatacatcatcgtcaagagTTCAGACTGCAATTTGTGATCGTCATTTAGTTCTGAGACTTGCACTTTAGTGCCGACAAGAAGCAATGAGTGGATCCATCGTTAACCACCATCCGAGTTCCCATTCCCCATGTCTCATCCATCAGGGTTCCCGTCGAAGGCGTTGAAGAATAGTTTATTTGTGCTTGATTGGCATACGTTAGTCCTCGGACCGTTGAGATATGCACCAGACCAGGGAGAACTTACAGGGCAGCCGGCGCAGGTGCAGCTAGAGCCGCAGCCACAAGAGCCAGAAGAAGCGCATCCACAGCCAGACATGATGACGGTTGTTTTgaaggttggtgttgaagattgTGTGtatgtttgtttgtttgtgaGTTTGTGATGTGAAGTTAAGATGTGGAGAGTTGAttgaggagaaagaaaatagTGGGCGGATAAGAGGGGAGGTTCTTTTAAAAGACGGCAGGCCGAGGGCCAGGCTGATTCACTGACGGCGAGCAAGAAAGGACCTGAAGGAGTCACGGCGGGTCAAAATCAGTGGTTCGCGCAGTTTCACACCAACCTGAGATTCCCTTTGGCCGCCTAAAACGACTCCTCAATGGCTCGatttctcaagcttgaccATTCTCATCGGCAGATCTTCCCAACTGAGTGTAACTAAGGTACTTGGTGCACCTCGCTAGGAGGCGTCGAATGACGTGGGGAGTCAGGATCATGGTACTTGATGATTGGTGCAGTCTAatgtttcctttcctttcctacGTCGGAAGATCAATGGGATGGAATTCACCGAGTTCCGATGGAGAAGTGCGCTTCTAGATCATTAGCGACTCAGTGTTATAGTCTAAGTTGTTCGTTGCTTGTAAAAACCACGTCTTGGGATAAGTTCAGTTCATGAGTGCCTAGCCTCAGTCAAGTTCACAGACCTCAACTCACATTAAGTGCCTCCTCGGCTCTATTATAAACGATCAGTCCTTACATAGATCCATCTATATTCAATTTCCTGACTATTATACTCCAACATACCACACATTTTTGCTCTTTTCCTCGCACCGTCTATTACCTGTATCTTAGACCTAGGCTGTCCCAGGTCGGCGGGGTATGGAGGGGTAACTGTCTCAGGGTCCAAACTGATGTCTGAATGTCTGATATTCGCCTCAGTTACACAAATCCAAGATATTGTATCATTATCCTGCGCATTCTTGCTCAAGATTTGATCCTTGTAAACGCAAGATCGACTATCATTTGAAGATATTGGTACCTGCTCATTTCGATGCCACCAGGTGCGAATAAGAAACGACAGCTCGTATCACGGCTGTAAGCATTTCTCACGTAACCGGCCAGCAAATGCAATATTAGCTCAATATCTCTTTGATCCTTGAACGTGCTGAAGTTGCCCGACCCTCATAGAGATGTAGCACGACAGGGTAGGCAAATTTAGGACGTTTGTCCTAACctagtgatgaaaagacttgggtaacTTAGCacaagtttaggataccttctgctgggtttattttgataccttGTATCAAGGTCCGATGTTTTCTTGTTTCCTGAGGCTTATAACCCTCCCTATCCAACGCCATGCGCCTTTGATTATCCAatcattctttcttttcccgACTCACTTCCTCGCGAACCTCTCTCACTACATTCATGAATTGGCTCGCACCAAGAGCCGTCAAAATATGCCACCAGCCGTGGAACTCGAGAAGCCAAGCCCAGGGCAGTCCAATGCGCTGTCGAAAGTTCCTTAACTCAGCGCAGAATTCAAGATCGAGGTTCCAAATGAAATATCCAAACAGGCAGGTGAACGTGGCAGTCCATACTCGGATAGACCAATCGCGTACATTCTCTTCGGAAAATGCTGGCTTGGCCCAGTGGAATAGATAGCGAACACGCacgccgatgacgatgagcgAAACCCAGAAGCCAATGACCTGATAAATAATCTTGGCAGATCTGACATAGAATACCGAGAAGGAAATGAAGAAAATTGCCAGGACGATCGAGATGTAGCGAATATTCTGAGGGGACTGTCGTAAGATGACGAGGGAACGAAGCATCGACCAAGACAGCAACAGCATTGACAGTTCATCGACAAATTCCAACGTCTGGCGAAGAGTCGCATGGAAGAGAAAtgagccaaagccaaggaccAAGAGCGAGAAAGACATAAAGTCCCATTTCGGGTCAAGCAGTCCACGGCTGCGACTACGCGAGCCATACATGGACCGAAGAGCCAAGTAAACTACAGGCCAGAAAGGTCAGCTGTGGCCAAGGATCCGGATCTTGCAGCCTGACACAAGAACTTACCGTACGTAACGTTTGTCAAGGCATTGATGAATTCGGCCAAGTAGAATGTCACAGCATAATCTTCCTCACAAAAGCTGCAATCATCAAGTCAGTGAACCATTCATACAATTGGCAGCTAGGGTGACGTCGTACTTGGCCCTGCTAGTAGGGGGACTCCAGGCACCATCCAACGAGTGAGGATCGCCGTCGAAACGAAGGTTATGGTGTCCCATCTTGGCTATATCTCGTCGGAAAATATTAAAGACTAAGGTTAGTTCTCCTCGttgatttcttcttctttgctttggtCGTCGAGGCGTGAAGGAATGAAGTTGCCAGTGGTCGTTGGCTCGGGGATAATCACGTGGCAGCATTCCCTGCTCTTTCTCATCGGCGACCCGCGGCTCATGATGAATCACTGACGAAGAAAAAAAGCCTGTATTTATTATTTCCTGGTTTTCTATGAAAGCGGCCAATAACTACTGTTTCAACGGATCATGAGCAGTCTATCGTGCTGCCATTTTTCGCACAGAACCCGCTTTCTCGTTAAGGACTGAACAGGCAGACAAGATGGGCAGACAGTGGGTGATAGAGGGGCGACTAGATTCAAGACAGCCTCGGTTACTCGCGTCCTCTCATGATCTCTCTCGTCCCTTGTAATTCCTCCCAAGAATTGTTGGCCATTGCGTGTTCTCGCTCGGGACCTTCTGTTTTCGATCCGTGCATATCCCCTTATGAATTGGCCACGTGGTGGTTGTAGAAGAATGACTGGTAACCAGTCAGATTTATGATCTTTTGATAAGTATTTTTTTTCTAAACTTACCATCAACACAGCTTTTGAGAGCTCAAAATTCTTCCAGGTCCTGAAGCATCTTCACTTCTCAGTGACCCTTCACGACTCCGGTGTCCGGGACATAGATGGGTCGTGGGAGCTGTCCAGCCAAGGCGTACTACACCTCACGATGGGCAAACTGCACGGCCTCCACGGTGAAGAGAGTGGCATCAAACCTCTCGACTCCCTTGTCCTCCGTCTTTCGCTCCCTTGCCACGTATTTTCGCGTTCGCAGGCAAACCGACATTGCCCAAAGGTCATCgcgcttggccttggtaGCAATCAGAGGAGCCATCCAGTCGAGGTAAGCCGTGATACCAGAGCCGATGGCATCGGGGACGCGTATGATTCGTATGAGCCCGACGACGTGGTGATGAAGGCGTGGCGACTGCTTCAAGGTGGCCTGGCTGTAGATCCAAGGCTGGTACAGTCCTGGCGGTCCTTTGTACATCTCGGGAGGGGTGAAGCGGAAGCTGTACCACGTCCCATCACCAAGCTCGCGGTGCCAGTAAATTCCCCATTCGAACTTCTCGGAGCCTACAACATGTTGTGGGGTCCCCTCCAAGCCTTCGAGATGTACAATCCCGATATTGCTTGAGTCGACGTCGTAGATATGAGCAATGGTATGAGGTGGCACCTCGGGAACGGAAATAGTCATGTACAGCGTGAAGGGCTGTAGCTGTTGGATTGGGTAACTCATCTTGGGGCCTTCTCTCGTTTCGCCTCTGGTGTAGGAACCGCCGACGATTTGTTGAAGTGAAGTCCCTATGGATGCTCAGGCGTGTTTACAGGGTAGGCAAACGAACTCGTGATGGAAATGATAGAATGCTGCTGGAGTTCGTAGAGCGCAGGCTCAGATTGTTTGGGCACTGGCTGTCAGCTGTCCGTAAATGGTTTGCAAACAAATGGCCAAACAACTGGTCATGGTCATGACCATACCCGCCTAGCATCATCGTTTGCATCCGTCTGTAGCGTAAATTCGTTGGATGGTGTGACTTGAAGGAATTGAGTTGATATGATACCCTGGACTTTGGCTGCTTCAAAATTCTACGATCTTGTATCGTAGTATTTCGGAGTTTTGATCGTATCATGAGTTCTCGTGCCTGGAGACGACCCCGGGCATCGGCATGATGAGCTCTTTGGTCTAAGCAACATCCATGAGACGAGCTATTATAACGGACCGACCATTTAACAACCGCGCCTATCTCTGCGCAAAGAGAACCGCCAACCCCACAGCAGAGCCACTCCGTCGCGCAACTTAGCCGTTACGGTGCTCGCTAAAGCGCCGAGAACTTGACCACACGATCAATTGCGCTACACGTTCTGGGGAAGCTCTTATGCTGTACGCCGATAGGTGGGGATATATTCGGGGGTTGTTGAGGGGTCGAAAAGAGCATGCCAAAGTGTTTAATGAGAATTTTCAGCTCAGACTGTCCTTAGACACAAGTTTTTGACCCATTTGAGGATCACAGAGTCTTTCATATATAAAGTGCACGACCTTTGCGACAACTCCAATAGCAAAACTACAGAAACTCAATTGCAGCAGTAGAAATCTACGTcatatcatcaatcaacaGC
This genomic stretch from Fusarium fujikuroi IMI 58289 draft genome, chromosome FFUJ_chr09 harbors:
- a CDS encoding related to protein phosphatases; the encoded protein is MQASTHNSKQRLALAICDFLSASTNDGTLTADDKDSIDVAINCIAESFKVDPSDTSAVQAAIGSQNLLQIYSVFEKARADKPAAAAPTPAPVELTDEQKKEAEALKSKGNAAMAQKDYRAAIDFYTQALAINANNAVYLSNRAAAHSANKDHASARSDAEAAVAIDPAYTKAWSRLGLARFALGDARGAMEAYDRGIQHEGNGGSDAMKKGYETAKRRVQEMEAEEDSLPRASPSAGGDLGAGGMPDLGNLASMFGGGGAGGQGGGMPDLGSIMSNPMFANMAQKLMSNPDLMNNLMSNPRLREMADRYSTGGGMPDLNSLMSDPQIGEMARNMMGGGGNPFGGAGGPGAGAGGANGQGGSQQ
- a CDS encoding related to YPC1-Alkaline Ceramidase; translated protein: MGHHNLRFDGDPHSLDGAWSPPTSRANFCEEDYAVTFYLAEFINALTNVTYVYLALRSMYGSRSRSRGLLDPKWDFMSFSLLVLGFGSFLFHATLRQTLEFVDELSMLLLSWSMLRSLVILRQSPQNIRYISIVLAIFFISFSVFYVRSAKIIYQVIGFWVSLIVIGVRVRYLFHWAKPAFSEENVRDWSIRVWTATFTCLFGYFIWNLDLEFCAELRNFRQRIGLPWAWLLEFHGWWHILTALGASQFMNVVREVREEVSREKKE